The Coregonus clupeaformis isolate EN_2021a chromosome 8, ASM2061545v1, whole genome shotgun sequence genome has a segment encoding these proteins:
- the LOC121571564 gene encoding transcription factor 19, which translates to MLSGVQPCFQLLRIGSSSTDSARDLYTFRPALTHSVFRLGRAAELCDVTLDSTSVSRIHAELHAERDAEGAAEGGWKVQIKDRSSHGTWVNEVRLQPSVQWELSDGDTLTFGGQSERGSPEFYFLFQKVSVRPLDFDAITIPKAGTFSSDLKNRIRTSLDRKAVANLDLSTLSINRATVILNSIGSLSKINGTPWTFKRSDGNITDPNSTSPPFTSLVPPSTPPPFPPTTSVASSKSLPPSSKSRRKSAHTVLLEDGSSDEARNQRSLKDGQRGTKRRRLYKSESEGFHASLLKTDQDVQRQFELKPVPKPIANCHTIVANGKLNHVSFNINQRREIDPNNQRTGPNMNISVFRQQNVFSPPSSGRGRRRAHSSPVYSPMVVGGESYSLASPSLRICKEESGRAGQFARFHVTTGKRRGRPRKHPPPRPSLPPPSSSSSSSSSSSSSSSSSSSSSSEDEEEGVSQGVEPCAAPRCRLPQQDTVQWVQCDDCDAWYHLDCLHCDRKNLLLDPNADFHCGCR; encoded by the exons ATGCTGTCCGGAGTTCAGCCGTGTTTCCAGCTGCTGAGAATCGGCTCGTCCTCCACGGATTCGGCTCGGGACCTGTACACGTTCCGGCCGGCGCTGACCCACTCAGTGTTTCGGCTGGGCCGTGCGGCAGAGCTGTGTGATGTCACACTGGACTCAACGTCTGTGTCCCGGATCCATGCCGAGCTGCATGCTGAGAGGGATGCGGAGGGGGCGGCCGAGGGGGGCTGGAAGGTGCAGATAAAGGACCGGAGCAGCCATG GTACCTGGGTAAATGAAGTCCGTCTGCAGCCAAGTGTCCAATGGGAGCTCTCAGATGGTGACACACTCACCTTCGGCGGCCAATCAGAGAGAGGGAGCCCAGAGTTCTACTTTCTCTTCCAGAAGGTTAGCGTGCGGCCGTTGGACTTCGACGCCATCACCATCCCCAAGGCCGGCACCTTCTCCTCCGACCTGAAGAACCGAATCAGAACGAGCCTGGACCGCAAGGCGGTGGCCAACTTGGATCTCTCCACGTTGTCCATCAACAGGGCGACTGTCATTCTGAATTCCATTGGAAGCCTGAGCAAGATCAATGGGACTCCTTGGACATTTAAGAGGAGTGACGGCAATATCACAGACCCAAACTCCACCTCCCCGCCTTTTACATCCTTGGTCCcgccctccacccctcctccctttccACCTACTACCTCTGTGGCCTCATCCAAGTCACTCCCGCCGTCATCCAAGAGCAGGCGCAAGTCAGCCCACACTGTCCTTCTGGAGGATGGCAGCTCGGACGAGGCCAGGAACCAGCGAAGCTTGAAGgatggacagagagggacaaagaGAAGGCGCCTCTACAAGTCTGAGTCTGAGGGTTTCCACGCTTCTTTACTCAAAACGGACCAGGATGTACAACGACAGTTTGAACTGAAGCCTGTGCCTAAACCGATCGCAAACTGTCACACAATCGTCGCTAACGGCAAACTCAACCATGTATCCTTCAATATCAATCAGAGGCGGGAGATCGACCCAAACAATCAAAGGACTGGGCCAAATATGAACATCTCTGTGTTTCGCCAGCAGAATGTTTTCTCGCCGCCATCTTCTGGGCGGGGAAGGCGACGGGCTCACAGCTCCCCAGTGTACTCCCCTATGGTGGTGGGAGGAGAGAGCTACTCGCTGGCGTCCCCGTCCCtgaggatctgcaaagaggagagtGGACGGGCAGGACAGTTTGCCAGATTTCACGTCACCACTGG CAAGCGGCGGGGCAGACCAAGGAAGCACCCTCCTCCGCGgccctcccttccccctccttcctcttcctcgtcGTCCTCCTCATCCTCGTCGTCCTCCTCTTCGagctcctcctcgtcctcctcagAAGACGAAGAGGAGGGAGTGTCCCAGGGGGTGGAGCCGTGTGCCGCACCTCGCTGCCGCCTGCCCCAGCAGGACACGGTGCAGTGGGTCCAGTGTGACGACTGCGACGCCTGGTACCACCTGGACTGCCTGCACTGTGACCGCAAGAACCTCCTGCTGGACCCCAATGCAGACTTCCACTGTGGCTGCCGCTGA